In Burkholderiales bacterium, the DNA window GCTTGTAGTGGCGGATCGTGAACATGTCGAGCAGCGCCTGGGTGGGATGGGCATGGCGGCCGTCGCCGGCGTTGATGACGTGGATATTGGGCGCCACGTGGCGGGCGATGAGATGCGCCGCCCCGCTCTGGGAATGGCGCACCACGAACATGTCGGCCTGCATGGCGGACAGATTGGCCACCGTGTCGAGCAGCGTTTCGCCCTTGCTTTGAGAAGAGGCGTTCACGTTGAGGTTGATGACGTCGGCCGACAGGCGCTTGGCCGCGATCTCGAACGTGGTCCGCGTGCGCGTGCTGGGCTCGAAGAAGAGATTGAACACCGACTTGCCCCGCAGCAGCGGAACCTTCTTGATGTCGCGCTCGGTGACAGGGACGAAGGAAGCGGCGGTGTCGAGGATGTGCAGCAGGATCTCGCGCGGCAGTCCCTCGATCGTCAGCAGATGGCGCAGCTCGCCCTTCGCGCCGAGCTGCGGATTGCCGCTCATCGCGCCGAGCCTCCCGGCCCGCGCTCCACGGCGAGGCTCAGCTTCCCGTTCCCGTCGCGCCGCAGCACGATCTGCTCGTCGTCGGCCACCGCGACGGTTGCGCCGACGAACTGCGGCGCGATCGGCAGTTGCCGCCCGCCGCGGTCCACCAGGGCGGCGAGCCGGACCCGTCCGGGCCGCCCGTAGTCGAACAGCTCGTTCAGCGCCGCGCGGATCGTGCGTCCGGTATAGAGCACGTCGTCGACCAGCACGATATCGCAGTCGGAGACGTCGAAAGGAATGTCCGACGGACGAACCTTCGGGCTCAGGCCACGGCGCGCGTAGTCGTCGCGGTAGAAGGCGATGTCGATGGTGCCCAGGGGAAGCTCGATGCCGAGAAGCCGGTGCAGGCGCTGGGCGACCCAGACCCCGCCGGTGTGAATGCCGATCAGGGCGGTTCGCTCGGTCACGGCTGGGCGCAACTGGGCGGCGAGAGTCTCCAGCAGTTGCTCGGCGTCAGGCAGGGGTGCGTTCACGGTCGAAATAGGCCTGCAGGATGGCGGCGGCCGCCAGCTCGTCCAGGTGGCGCTTCTGCGCGCGCCCGTGCACACCGGCTTCGCTCAGCCGGGACGCGGCTTCCGCCGAGGTGTAGCGTTCGTCGATCAGTCTGACCTCGAGCGCGAAGCGTCTGGCGAGCTGCGCCGAGAAATCGCGCACGCGGGGCGCCAGTTCATGCTCCGAACCGTCGTCCCGAACCGGCAACCCGACCACCAGCAAGGCAGGTCGCCATTCGGTGATGGCCTGGCGAATACGCTCCCAGCGCCGAGCGGCCGCGCGCGCCTCGATCACACCCACCGGGTGGGCGATGCCGAGCGCGGTATCGCCCACCGCCATCCCGATGCGGCGCGCACCGTAGTCGAAAGCAAGAACGGTGCTGTGGATCAACTGCGATACGTCGGGTCTGGGATGCGCTGCGCCGGGATGCCGAGCCGCTCCCATCGGCTCAGGACCCGCGAGGTCCCGGAAGTGCGGGCCTACGCATGACCCGCTTCCTCCGACAGGCTGGCCGGATCGATGCCCAGCAGATTCATCGCGGCCTCCAGCCGCTCGCCCGGCGTGACGTCGAAGATCACCGAGGGATCGGCCTTCACCGTCAGCCACGCGTTCTGTTTGAGTTCCTGCTCGAGCTGGCCAGGTGCCCATCCGGCATAGCCCAGCGAGACCAGGATGTTGCCGAGCGTGGGGCCCTCGCCCTGACTGAGCGCCTGCAGGATGTCCCTGGAAGTCGTGAGACCGATCTCGCCGTTGACGGGCAACGTCGATTGCCAGCCGCCCACCGGGCGGTGCAGGACGAACCCCCGATCGACCTGTACCGGACCGCCGAAGTACACCGGCAGCCGGGCCAGCTCGGCGTTGGTCAGCGGGATCTCGACCTGCTCGAAGAGGGTACCCAAGGTCATTTCCGTCGGGCGGTTGACGACGAGACCCAGCGCGCCTTGCTCGTTGTGTTCGCAGATGAAGGTCAGCGACTTCGCGAAATACGGATCGACCATGTTGGGCATGGCGATCAGGAAGTGATTCGTCAGATTCACGCTTTGCATCGGCTCACCCGCGCGTATTCTAGCGCTCGCGGCGCGCGACCGGCCAGCGCAGACCCGGCCCGTATAATACGCCCGGCTCTGGCAAGGACCGCGCGCATCGCAGGGAGCAGAATCCACTGGCTACCGAACAGGAACTGTCGGCCTTCCTTGCCGAAGTCGAGCGCCGCGCGTACAAGCAGGCCGTGTTCGCGGTACGCGATCGGCACACGGCGCTGGATATCGTCCAGGATTCGATGATGAAATTGGCGCAGAAGTACGATCACCGACCGGCTGCCGAGCTGCCGCTGCTGTTCCAGCGTATCCTTCAGAACACGATCCGCGACTACTATCGCCGCCAGAAGGTCCGTTCCCTGTGGGTTACCCTCCTGTCCTCGCTGCGCCCGTCGGAGGCCGGGGAGGAACACGACCCGCTGGACACGATGATGACCGAGGCCGGCAACTGCGATGGACCGGCCGAACGTCTGGAGCGCAGCCAGATCGCCGAGCTGATCGGCCAGGCGCTGCAGGCCCTGCCGCCGCGTCAACGTCAGGCGTTCCTGCTGCGTTACTGGGAAGAATTCGATGTGGCGGAAACGGCGGCGGCCATGGGTTGCTCCGAAGGCAGCGTCAAGACGCACTGCTCGCGGGCCACTCACGCCATTGCCGCTTTTCTGAGAAGCAAGGGCATTGCGCCATGAATGAAGACGATCTCGCCAGGCGGATCGTGCGGCATCTCGACGAAAGCCTGGAAGACATCCCGGCACGCGATGTCGAGCGGCTGCACGCCGCCCGGGGGGCCGCGCTGCGGCATGCGCGCGCGCGCAAAGCGGGAACCGGCGCCGGCCTGAGCGGGTGGCTGGAGCGGCTGGCCGGGCACGGCCTGGTGGCGCGCCTGGCGGTGCCAGCCGCCCTTGCCGTGGCCGTGGTGGCCGGACTGCTCTACTGGCAGATCACCGCTCACCACGAGAGCATCGACGTTGAAACGGCGCTGCTCGCGGACGAGCTGCCGATCCACGCCTACACCGATCCCGGGTTCGACACGTGGCTGCGCCACGCCTCGCAAGAGCAGCAGTAGCCGCGGCATTCGTCGTGGCCACGGCGCTGCCGGCGAGCGCGCTGGCCCAGTCGGCGCCCACCTGGGCGCAGCTCACCCCGCAACAGCAGAAGATTCTCGCGCCGCTCGAGAAGGACTGGGACAGTCTCGAAGCGGAGCGGCGCCTGCGCTGGCTGGGGGTGGCGAAACGCTATCACGGTCTGTCCCCCGAACGGCAGCAGCGCATCCAGCAGCGCATGCGCGACTGGGCCCAGTTGACACCGGCGCAGCGGGAAGCCGCCCGGCAGCGCTACCGCAGGTTGCAGGAGCTGTCGCCCGAGGAGCGGCGTGCGCTGCACGAGCGCTGGCAGCGCTACCAGCAACTGCCCGAGTCGGAGCGGCGCGAGCTGCGCGAGCGTGCTCGCCCGCAGGACGAGGACGACATCGACTGACCGTTGTGGGCGCGGTCGCTTCCCACGCCGAGCTGGCCGGTCTGTGGCGGCGCCTCGCCAGCCTGGCCTACGAGTCGATCCTGCTCTTCGCGCTGTTGTTCGTTGCCGGGTATCTCTTCATCGCACTGGCGCGCGAGGCGCAACACGGCGTGCCGCGCCTGCTGTTCCAGTTCTATCTGCTCGCGGTGTGCGGCGCCTATTTCGTGTTCTGCTGGACCAGAAGCGGGCAGACGCTCGCCATGAAGACATGGGGGCTTCGGCTGCAAAGCGCCGACGGCGCCGCGCTGACCGCGCGCCGGGCGCTGCTTCGTTACCTGCTGGCGGTACCCTGCGCCGGGCTGGGGTTCGGCTTGCTCTGGGCGCTGATCGACCGCGAGCGCCAGTTTCTGCACGACAGGCTGGCGGGGACGAGGATTGTGATTGGGTGATTGGGTGATTAGCGTGATCAAGGCAGCGGCGTTTTCCGCAATCACCGGGTTACCCAGTCACCCAATCATCGCCTTTCCGCCTGGACCATCATCCACACCGCGGCGCTCAGAAACACCAGCGTCGGCAGAAGCGCGGTCAGGAGGGCCGGCCACGCGTTGAGCAGGCCCAGGTGGCCGAACAGGCGGTTGGCCAGGTGAAAGCCCAGACCGAGCATGATGCCGGTGAAGATCTTGGCGCTGACGCCGCCTTCGCGCGCCTGGAAGTTGGCGAATGGCAACGCCAGGACCATCATGACCAGCACCGCGAACGGGTAGATGACCTTCTGCCACAGGGCGATCTCGTAGCGCGCGGTCTCCTGTTTGTTGTCGCGCAGGTGCCGCACGTAGGAGGCCAGATCCATCAGGGACATCTGTTCCGGTACCACCATCAGGACGTTGAGGATCGACGGATTGAGCACCGAGCGCCAGTACGCTTCGGGGATGCGGTTCACGCTGGTCCGGTTCTCTTCGAAGCGGGTCTGCACCACGTCGTGCAGCCGCCACAGGTTTTCGCGCTGATACTCGCCGCGCGCGGCGCGGCTGATCGCGCGCAGCCGGTACTCGGAGTCGAACTCGTAGATCTTGACGTCGTGGATGACGGTCTCCGGCATGATGCGCGTCACGTTCACGAAACTGGTATCGTCCTTGACCCACAAGCCCGAGCGGAAGGCCTGCGCCACGATGCTGGTCGAGGTGGCTTTCAGCCGCAGCCGCTGCGCCGCCTGCTCGGTGGCCGGCGCGACGAACTCACCCACCAGAAAGGTCAGCACGGACAGCACCACCCCGATCTGCACCAGCAGCAGGGCGCTGCTGCGCAGCGACATCCCAGAGACCCGCATCACGGTGTATTCGGAGTTCGCGACCAGTTGCGCGAGCGCGAACAGGGTTCCGATGAGCGCGGCGACCGGGAGAATCTCGTAGGCGCGCCCCGGGAGATTGAGCAGCACGTAGAGCCCCGCCAGCGACAACCGATAGCTGCCACGCCCCAGCTCGGAGAGTTCCTGGATGAAATCGAAGAAGGCGAACAGCAGAATCAGCGCGCAGAACACCAGGCCGGTCGCGGCGAAGACCTGGCGTGCGATGTAGCGCCGGATGGTTCTCATCTGCGCCGGGAGAACAGCGGGGACACCGACAGGCGCCAGTAGAACAGCAGCGCCACCACCACCAGCATCGCGGCGTGCATGCCCCAGAATCCGGCGTAGGGCGGCAGTGTTTCCTGCGCGACCCAGGCCTGCACGATCGACAGCAGATTGGAGTACACCATGTAGAGCAGCGCGGCCACGATGAGGTTGAGCGAACGCCCGGCGCGCGGATTGACGAAGGAAAGGGGGATCGCCAGCAGACACAGCACGAAAGCGCTCATGGGCAGGCCGGCGCGCCAGATCAGCTCCGCCCGGCTGATCGGGCTGGTGTCGCGCAGCAACTCGGCGGTGGACCGCGACTTGATCGATGGCGCTTCCTGTGTCGCTTCCCTGGCCTCGATGCGCACGGCGTATTTCTCGAACTCGACGATCTTGTATTCCGCGGAGCCGGGCGGGCCCACGTAGCGCCGGCCGTTGATGAGCACCAGGAAGCGATCGCCGTTGGGCGCGGTTTCCTGGTAGCCGCGGCGGGCGACCGTGGTGCCGATCTCTCCGTCTTCTTCGGAGTGCACGAAGATGTTCGCCACCACCGAAAGATCCATCGTCAGCTTCTCCACGAAGTAGACGTGCTCGGCGTGCCGCGCTTCCTTGAACACCCCCGGCGAGATCGCCGCGAGGTCGTCGCGGTTCTCCAGTTGCCGCCGATACTCCTCGGCCTTGGACGTCGCCCACGGAGAAAGCAGCAGGGACAGCAACGCGATCGTGAACAGGAACGGGGCCGCGAAGATGAGCGTCGGTCTGATCCACGCCGTGAGCGGCTGCCCCGAAGTGAACCAGACCACCATTTCCGAATCGCGATAGCTGCGCGTGAGCGTCAGCAGCACCGACACGAACAAGGTCAGCGACAACAGGATCGGCAGATAGCGGATGCTGGCGAATCCCAGGAACGTGAGCACCGCATCGGTGGAGATGTTGCCGCGCGCGGCATAGCCCAGAAAGCGAATCAGTTGCGTCGTGATCGTGATCGCCAGCAGGACGATGAACGTCGCCACGCCGGTACTGGCGAACTCCCGCAGCAACGCTCGGTGAAAAATCATGCCGCGCTTTGACTTTCCGGAGGGCCGGAGGACATAATCCTAAGTGCTTGAAAGGAAAACATCATTGAGGAGTTCGTGTGGACTTTAGCATAAAAAGCTCGAAACCAGAGGCTGCCGCCGTCGACTGCATCGCGCTGGCCGTGTTCGGTGGCGGAAAACTCTCGCCCGAGGCCAGTCGCATCGACCGCGCCTCGCGCGGGCGCATCGCCGGCGTCCTGAAGAAAGGTTTCGAGCCCAAACCGGGTGCCAGCCTGATGCTCTACGACGTGCCGGGTGTCAAAGCGCCGCGCGTGCTGCTGGTGGGCTTCGGAGAGCGGCAACCGGTTTCGCCCAAGGACTTTCGCGATGCCCTGCGCGGCGCGATCCGCGCCATGGTCGAGGCCGGTGTCGGCGACGCCGCGCTCTATCTGACCGAGGTCGATGTCGAGAAGCGCTCCGCGCAGTGGGCGCTGCAAAGCGCGGCGACCCTCGCGCTCGAGACCACTTACCGGTTCGACCAGCTCAAGACCGAAAAGGCGCGCAAGGCCCGGGCGCTGCGCCATGTGACCTTCGGCGCCTCCAGCCGGCCTTCCGCAGCCATGGAGGCCGCCGTGCAGCGCGGCCGGGCCGTGGGCGAAGGCCTCAATCTGGCACGCGACCTTGGCAACCTTCCGCCCAACATCTGCACGCCG includes these proteins:
- a CDS encoding aspartate carbamoyltransferase catalytic subunit, with protein sequence MSGNPQLGAKGELRHLLTIEGLPREILLHILDTAASFVPVTERDIKKVPLLRGKSVFNLFFEPSTRTRTTFEIAAKRLSADVINLNVNASSQSKGETLLDTVANLSAMQADMFVVRHSQSGAAHLIARHVAPNIHVINAGDGRHAHPTQALLDMFTIRHYKRGFSGLRVAIVGDVLHSRVARSQIHALTTLGVNEVRVIAPRTLLPSHVAELGVHVFHDMNQGLKDVDVVMMLRLQNERMNGPLLPGAQEYFKRYGLTAEKLSLAAADAIVMHPGPMNRGVEIDSSVADGGQSVILPQVTFGIAVRMAV
- the pyrR gene encoding bifunctional pyr operon transcriptional regulator/uracil phosphoribosyltransferase PyrR, producing the protein MSTVNAPLPDAEQLLETLAAQLRPAVTERTALIGIHTGGVWVAQRLHRLLGIELPLGTIDIAFYRDDYARRGLSPKVRPSDIPFDVSDCDIVLVDDVLYTGRTIRAALNELFDYGRPGRVRLAALVDRGGRQLPIAPQFVGATVAVADDEQIVLRRDGNGKLSLAVERGPGGSAR
- the ruvX gene encoding Holliday junction resolvase RuvX produces the protein MGAARHPGAAHPRPDVSQLIHSTVLAFDYGARRIGMAVGDTALGIAHPVGVIEARAAARRWERIRQAITEWRPALLVVGLPVRDDGSEHELAPRVRDFSAQLARRFALEVRLIDERYTSAEAASRLSEAGVHGRAQKRHLDELAAAAILQAYFDRERTPA
- a CDS encoding YqgE/AlgH family protein, translated to MQSVNLTNHFLIAMPNMVDPYFAKSLTFICEHNEQGALGLVVNRPTEMTLGTLFEQVEIPLTNAELARLPVYFGGPVQVDRGFVLHRPVGGWQSTLPVNGEIGLTTSRDILQALSQGEGPTLGNILVSLGYAGWAPGQLEQELKQNAWLTVKADPSVIFDVTPGERLEAAMNLLGIDPASLSEEAGHA
- a CDS encoding RNA polymerase sigma factor; translation: MATEQELSAFLAEVERRAYKQAVFAVRDRHTALDIVQDSMMKLAQKYDHRPAAELPLLFQRILQNTIRDYYRRQKVRSLWVTLLSSLRPSEAGEEHDPLDTMMTEAGNCDGPAERLERSQIAELIGQALQALPPRQRQAFLLRYWEEFDVAETAAAMGCSEGSVKTHCSRATHAIAAFLRSKGIAP
- a CDS encoding DUF3619 family protein; its protein translation is MNEDDLARRIVRHLDESLEDIPARDVERLHAARGAALRHARARKAGTGAGLSGWLERLAGHGLVARLAVPAALAVAVVAGLLYWQITAHHESIDVETALLADELPIHAYTDPGFDTWLRHASQEQQ
- a CDS encoding DUF3106 domain-containing protein, translated to MAAPRLARAAVAAAFVVATALPASALAQSAPTWAQLTPQQQKILAPLEKDWDSLEAERRLRWLGVAKRYHGLSPERQQRIQQRMRDWAQLTPAQREAARQRYRRLQELSPEERRALHERWQRYQQLPESERRELRERARPQDEDDID
- a CDS encoding RDD family protein, with the protein product MGAVASHAELAGLWRRLASLAYESILLFALLFVAGYLFIALAREAQHGVPRLLFQFYLLAVCGAYFVFCWTRSGQTLAMKTWGLRLQSADGAALTARRALLRYLLAVPCAGLGFGLLWALIDRERQFLHDRLAGTRIVIG
- the lptG gene encoding LPS export ABC transporter permease LptG, translated to MRTIRRYIARQVFAATGLVFCALILLFAFFDFIQELSELGRGSYRLSLAGLYVLLNLPGRAYEILPVAALIGTLFALAQLVANSEYTVMRVSGMSLRSSALLLVQIGVVLSVLTFLVGEFVAPATEQAAQRLRLKATSTSIVAQAFRSGLWVKDDTSFVNVTRIMPETVIHDVKIYEFDSEYRLRAISRAARGEYQRENLWRLHDVVQTRFEENRTSVNRIPEAYWRSVLNPSILNVLMVVPEQMSLMDLASYVRHLRDNKQETARYEIALWQKVIYPFAVLVMMVLALPFANFQAREGGVSAKIFTGIMLGLGFHLANRLFGHLGLLNAWPALLTALLPTLVFLSAAVWMMVQAERR
- the lptF gene encoding LPS export ABC transporter permease LptF, with protein sequence MIFHRALLREFASTGVATFIVLLAITITTQLIRFLGYAARGNISTDAVLTFLGFASIRYLPILLSLTLFVSVLLTLTRSYRDSEMVVWFTSGQPLTAWIRPTLIFAAPFLFTIALLSLLLSPWATSKAEEYRRQLENRDDLAAISPGVFKEARHAEHVYFVEKLTMDLSVVANIFVHSEEDGEIGTTVARRGYQETAPNGDRFLVLINGRRYVGPPGSAEYKIVEFEKYAVRIEAREATQEAPSIKSRSTAELLRDTSPISRAELIWRAGLPMSAFVLCLLAIPLSFVNPRAGRSLNLIVAALLYMVYSNLLSIVQAWVAQETLPPYAGFWGMHAAMLVVVALLFYWRLSVSPLFSRRR